One Rosa chinensis cultivar Old Blush chromosome 5, RchiOBHm-V2, whole genome shotgun sequence genomic region harbors:
- the LOC112166350 gene encoding tobamovirus multiplication protein 1 encodes MTRMPPPSLLTLAPMEAAAFVMAWWDDINESTKWQDGIFYSLCAAYALVSSVALFQLIRIELRVPEYGWTTQKVFHLMNFIVNGVRAIVFGFHKQVFLLQPRVLILVLLDLPGLLFFSTYTLLVLFWAEIYHQARSLPTDKLRIVYISVNGGMYFVQICLWIYLWFDDNSVVEFIGKIFIAAVSFVAALGFLIYGGRLFFMLRRFPIESKGRRKKLHEVGSVTAICFTCFLIRCFVDVLSAFDDDASLDVLDHPVLNAFYYMLVEILPSALVLFILRKLPPKRVSAQYHPIR; translated from the exons ATGACGAGAATGCCACCGCCTTCGCTGCTGACGTTGGCGCCGATGGAGGCCGCGGCGTTCGTGATGGCCTGGTGGGACGATATCAACGAGTCGACTAAGTGGCAGGACGGCATCTTCTACTCTCTCTGCGCCGCCTACGCCCTCGTCTCCTCCGTCGCTCTg TTTCAACTAATAAGGATTGAATTGAGAGTGCCGGAGTACGGTTGGACGACGCAGAAGGTGTTTCATCTTATGAATTTCATTGTCAATGGAG TGCGCGCAATTGTCTTTGGATTTCACAAGCAAGTCTTTCTCTTGCAACCAAGG GTGTTGATATTGGTCTTGTTGGATCTTCCTGGACTGCTATTCTTCTCAACGTACACACTTCTTGTCCTATTTTGGGCAGAGATATATCACCAG GCGAGAAGTTTACCGACAGATAAGCTCAGGATTGTTTATATTTCAGTCAATGGTGGAATGTACTTCGTACAG ATTTGCCTCTGGATATACCTCTGGTTTGATGACAACAGCGTTGTGGAGTTCATTGGAAAGATATTTATTGCAG CTGTGTCATTTGTGGCTGCACTAGGTTTCTTAATTTATGGAGGAAG GTTATTTTTCATGCTGAGACGTTTCCCAATTGAATCTAAAGGGAGAAGGAAGAAACTTCATGAG GTTGGATCTGTTACAGCCATATGTTTTACCTGCTTTCTCATAAGATGCTTTGTG GATGTGTTGTCCGCTTTTGATGATGATGCATCACTTGATGTTTTGGATCATCCTGTTTTAAATGCGTTCTACTACATG CTGGTTGAGATCCTGCCCTCAGCCTTAGTCCTCTTCATCTTGCGCAAATTACCCCCCAAGAGAGTATCAGCTCAGTATCATCCAATACGTTAG
- the LOC112165316 gene encoding derlin-2.2, translating into MAQAVEEWYKQMPVITRWYLTAAVVTSIGCSLDIISPHNLYLNPILVVKQYQLWRLITNFLYFRKIDLDFLFHMFFLARYCKLLEENSFRGRTADFFYMLLFGASVLTGIVLVGGMIPYLSESFAKIIFLSNSLTFMMVYVWSKQNPFIHMSFLGLFNFTAAYLPWFLLGFSVLVGASAWVDLLGMIAGHAYYFLEDVYPRMTGRRPLRTPSFIKALFADEAVVVARPANVRFAPPPVEELHQD; encoded by the exons ATGGCTCAAGCAGTTGAAGAATGGTACAAGCAGATGCCGGTGATCACCAGATGGTATCTCACCGCCGCTGTCGTCACCAGTATCGGTTGCTCCCTCGAT ATAATCTCGCCTCATAATCTGTACTTGAACCCTATACTAGTGGTTAAGCAGTATCAACTATGGCGCCTCATCACTAATTTCCTGTACTTTCGAAAGATAG ACTTGGATTTTCTGTTCCACATGTTCTTCCTTGCTCGGTACTGCAAGCTTCTTGAAGAGAACTCATTCAGGGGAAGGACGGCTGATTTCTTTTACATGCTCTTATTCGGTGCGTCTGTGTTGACTGGGATAGTTCTTGTTGGAGGAATGATACCTTATTTGTCAGAGTCGTTTGCAAAGATTATATTCCTAAGCAACTCGCTAACATTCATGATG GTCTATGTGTGGAGCAAGCAAAACCCTTTCATCCATATGAGTTTCTTGGGACTTTTTAATTTCACCGCAGCCTACCTACCATGG TTTCTTCTAGGCTTCTCTGTCCTTGTCGGGGCAAGCGCTTGGGTGGATCTCTTG GGAATGATTGCTGGTCATGCGTATTATTTTCTGGAAGATGTTTACCCTCGAATGACAGGTCGTCGGCCATTGAGAACCCCTTCATTTATCAAAGCACTATTTGCAGATGAGGCTGTTGTGGTGGCACGGCCAGCAAATGTGAGATTTGCGCCTCCACCTGTTGAGGAACTTCACCAAGATTGA